A genomic stretch from Lathyrus oleraceus cultivar Zhongwan6 chromosome 2, CAAS_Psat_ZW6_1.0, whole genome shotgun sequence includes:
- the LOC127121832 gene encoding uncharacterized protein LOC127121832, which produces MDEEEMAKHRPMCYYMMNKGCIEEKNAFFERPDEGMKNHLKPLFIRGKVEDNGVNKILVDGGAAVNLMIQFMLERIGSVLAQEGENSTERAIYCLSRFLNDAKTRIEKWDLSLTEYSLTYMPLKAMKGQVVADFIVDHTMTETHQAFVEPEPWKLYFDGSSYKDGIGIGVLIISPNKIPTKFKYQTEGSCSNNEAEYEALIVGLKILLELGETRVEISGDYELVVKRINGEYKCVKENLIMYFMVANRLL; this is translated from the exons ATGGACGAAGAAGAAATGGCTAAACACAGGCCAATGTGCTATTATATGATGAATAAAGGTTGCATTGAAGAGAAAAATGCGTTCTTCGAAAGGCCGGACGAGGGAATGAAAAACCATCTAAAGCCTTTGTTTATCAGAGGAAAAGTGGAAGATAATGGAGTTAACAAGATTCTAGTAGATGGTGGTGCGGCAGTTAACTTAATGATACAATTCATGTTAGAACGGATTG GGAGCGTGCTTGCTCAAGAGGGTGAAAATAGTACTGAAAGAGCCATTTATTGTCTTAGTAGATTCCTTAATGATGCAAAAACTAG AATTGAGAAATGGGATCTTTCTTTAACGGAGTATTCTTTGACATACATGCCTTTAAAAGCTATGAAAGGGCAAGTAGTTGCCGATTTTATCGTTGATCATACTATGACAGAAACACACCAAGCCTTTGTAGAACCTGAACCATGGAAATTATATTTCGATGGTTCTAGTTATAAAGACGGGATTGGCATTGGAGTTCTAATAATTTCTCCTAACAAAATTCCAACAAAGTTCAAGTATCAGACAGAGGGTTCTTGCTCGAACAATGAGGCGGAATATGAAGCATTGATAGTCGGTCTCAAAATCTTGTTGGAATTAGGGGAAACTAGAGTCGAAATAAGTGGTGACTATGAACTGGTTGTCAAACGGATAAATGGAGAATATAAATGTGTCAAAGAAAATTTGATCATGTATTTCATGGTAGCAAATAGACTACTATGA